A region of Drosophila suzukii chromosome 2L, CBGP_Dsuzu_IsoJpt1.0, whole genome shotgun sequence DNA encodes the following proteins:
- the RpLP1 gene encoding large ribosomal subunit protein P1, with amino-acid sequence MSTKAELACVYASLILVDDDVAVTGEKINTILKAANVEVEPYWPGLFAKALEGINVKDLITNIGSGVGAAPAGGAAPAAASAAPAAEAKKEEKKKEEESDQSDDDMGFGLFD; translated from the exons ATGTCTACCAAAGCCGAGCTCGCCTGCGTCTACGCTTCCCTCATCTTGGTCGATGACGATGTTGCCGTCACC GGCGAGAAGATCAACACCATCCTGAAGGCCGCCAACGTCGAGGTGGAGCCCTACTGGCCCGGCCTCTTCGCCAAGGCCCTGGAGGGCATCAACGTCAAGGACCTGATCACCAACATCGGATCCGGAGTCGGTGCCGCCCCTGCCGGAGGTGCTGCCCCCGCTGCCGCCTCCGCTGCTCCAGCCGCCGAGGCCAAGAAGGAGGAGAAGAAGAAGGAGGAGGAGTCCGACCAGTCCGACGACGACATGGGCTTCGGTCTGTTCGACTAA
- the LOC108021006 gene encoding uncharacterized protein: protein MTPAADKPREIGFDRQFSADVNGVPTEIVFHGFANKWFLVITQLGKIPGFYNVHFDVQRDERVVPYLHGPVDNPEYHVSVPIEMNCCLGLDTDEIRSAIQFLVNRTGLHKCPTDFVVGLGLKKIDGPNLRALSKVLEEAIF, encoded by the coding sequence ATGACCCCCGCAGCAGATAAACCCCGGGAAATCGGCTTCGACAGGCAATTCTCCGCGGACGTGAATGGCGTGCCCACGGAGATAGTGTTCCACGGCTTCGCCAACAAGTGGTTCCTGGTCATTACGCAGCTGGGCAAGATTCCCGGCTTCTACAACGTGCACTTCGATGTCCAGCGGGACGAGCGGGTGGTGCCCTACCTCCATGGCCCCGTGGACAACCCTGAGTACCACGTCTCCGTGCCCATTGAGATGAACTGCTGCTTGGGCCTGGACACCGACGAGATCCGCAGCGCCATCCAGTTCTTGGTCAACCGAACCGGACTCCACAAGTGCCCCACGGACTTTGTGGTGGGGCTGGGCCTCAAAAAGATCGACGGACCCAACCTGCGGGCCCTATCCAAGGTTCTCGAGGAGGCAATCTTCTAG
- the ebi gene encoding F-box-like/WD repeat-containing protein ebi, whose amino-acid sequence MSFSSDEVNFLVYRYLQESGFLHSAYVFGIESHISQSNINGALVPPAALLTILQKGLLYTEVEWSVGEDGEVARPIEGLSLIDAVMPEVKPPKPIVKTEPGKPGAVDSSAPAGGNQNSNAKPEIKIEPGTGAAGSAAGNKATGSTTGTSTPTDQTPSEVDSSGNTANNTGSTFAGNNGAGGNPASTTGANSTSTPASGDSTAASGAQQKSKNSNEAGSSSGGNAGNANATSTDDAASSTSTNGNSSTSSSVEQPSSGVTPAGGAVSTSNSDAAAAGGASTTAGTKAPSGAVTIRVGAQGNNVQAGSSTAQSSAPSGTISSSTGGGAGTPAALVPMDIDESIEIPESKARVLRGHESEVFICAWNPSRDLLASGSGDSTARIWDMSDANTNSNQLVLRHCIQKGGAEVPSNKDVTSLDWNCDGSLLATGSYDGYARIWKTDGRLASTLGQHKGPIFALKWNKCGNYILSAGVDKTTIIWDASTGQCTQQFAFHSAPALDVDWQTNQAFASCSTDQRIHVCRLGVNEPIKTFKGHTNEVNAIKWCPQGQLLASCSDDMTLKIWSMNRDRCCHDLQAHSKEIYTIKWSPTGPGTNNPNTNLILASASFDSTVRLWDVERGSCIHTLTKHTEPVYSVAFSPDGKHLASGSFDKCVHIWSTQTGQLVHSYKGTGGIFEVCWNSKGTKVGASASDGSVFVLDLRKF is encoded by the exons ATGAGTTTTTCCAGCGACGAGGTGAACTTCCTGGTTTACCGATACCTGCAGGAGTCGG GCTTTCTACACTCGGCCTATGTGTTTGGCATCGAGTCGCACATCTCGCAGAGCAATATCAATGGAGCCCTGGTACCGCCGGCCGCCTTGCTGACCATTCTGCAGAAGGGCCTTCTCTACACCGAGGTGGAGTGGAGCGTGGGTGAGGACGGCGAGGTGGCGCGGCCCATCGAGGGACTCTCGCTGATAGACGCCGTCATGCCAGAGGTGAAGCCCCCCAAGCCCATTGTGAAAACGGAGCCGGGGAAACCCGGCGCGGTGGACTCCTCCGCCCCCGCCGGTGGCAACCAGAACAGCAACGCCAAGCCAGAGATTAAAATCGAACCGGGAACCGGAGCAGCGGGCTCAGCAGCTGGAAACAAGGCCACCGGAAGCACCACGGGCACCAGCACGCCCACAGATCAGACGCCCAGCGAGGTGGACTCCAGTGGGAACACGGCAAACAACACTGGCAGTACTTTCGCTGGAAACAATGGAGCTGGAGGCAATCCAGCGAGTACAACGGGCGCCAATAGCACAAGCACCCCGGCTTCCGGAGATTCAACAGCAGCGAGTGGAGCTCAACAGAAATCAAAGAACTCCAACGAGGCGGGCAGCTCATCTGGCGGCAATGCGGGAAATGCGAATGCCACCAGCACCGATGATGCAGCCTCCTCCACTTCCACAAATGGCAATAGCAGCACCTCCAGCAGCGTAGAGCAGCCCTCAAGCGGGGTGACGCCCGCTGGGGGCGCTGTATCCACCTCCAATTCCGACGCAGCAGCAGCGGGAGGAGCATCGACGACAGCGGGAACGAAGGCGCCTAGTGGAGCGGTCACGATTCGCGTGGGGGCCCAAGGGAACAATGTTCAGGCGGGTTCGTCCACTGCTCAGAGCTCGGCGCCCAGTGGAACCATCTCGTCGTCCACCGGCGGAGGCGCCGGAACTCCCGCCGCCCTTGTGCCCATGGACATCGACGAGAGCATCGAAATACCCGAGTCCAAGGCTCGAGTTTTGCGCGGCCACGAGAGCGAGGTGTTCATCTGCGCCTGGAATCCGAGCAGGGATCTACTGGCAAGTGGTTCCGGAGACAGCACAGCCAGGATATGGGACATGTCCGATGCGAACACCAACTCCAATCAGTTGGTTCTGAGACACTGCATACAGAAGGGCGGCGCCGAGGTGCCCAGCAACAAGGATGTTACCTCTCTGGATTGGAAT TGCGATGGCTCCTTGCTCGCTACCGGCAGTTACGATGGCTACGCCCGGATATGGAAAACTGACGGTCGGCTGGCCTCCACTTTGGGCCAACACAAGGGTCCAATCTTCGCGCTGAAGTGGAACAAGTGTGGCAACTACATCCTCTCGGCGGGTGTGGATAAGACGACGATTATCTGGGACGCATCCACGGGTCAGTGCACGCAGCAATTCGCCTTCCACAGTGCTCCCGCCTTGGATGTGGACTGGCAGACAAATCAGGCCTTCGCCTCGTGCAGTACGGATCAGCGGATTCATGTGTGCAGGCTGGGTGTAAATGAACCCATCAAGACCTTCAAAGGACACACAAACGAGGTAAATGCGATCAAGTGGTGTCCGCAGGGCCAGCTTCTGGCGTCCTGCTCCGATGACATGACCCTGAAGATCTGGAGCATGAACCGGGATCGCTGCTGCCACGATCTGCAGGCGCACTCCAAGGAGATCTACACGATAAAGTGGTCGCCCACGGGGCCGGGAACCAATAATCCAAACACAAACTTGATCCTCGCCTCGGCTTCGTTCGATTCCACGGTAAGACTGTGGGACGTGGAACGGGGTAGCTGCATCCACACGCTGACCAAGCACACGGAGCCAGTCTACTCGGTGGCCTTCAGTCCGGATGGCAAGCACTTGGCCTCCGGCAGCTTCGACAAGTGCGTCCACATTTGGAGCACGCAAACAGGACAGCTGGTGCACAGCTACAAGGGCACCGGCGGCATCTTCGAGGTCTGCTGGAACTCCAAGGGAACTAAGGTCGGCGCAAGTGCCTCCGATGGCAGCGTTTTCGTCTTGGACCTGCGAAAGTTCTGA
- the LOC108020997 gene encoding ADP-ribosylation factor-like protein 16, translating into MYFLVAKATSVRSISNVNKTEMSSCICLGPKRAGKTHLLKALQDPDSIDETTFSMPTIGTGIYRIHFPTKSPNGDKNRPPPADTQVNIPHGGKNLPKSIQILEIGGSMAPLWRQYFEDVKKLIYVVDTSNLCQISAAGVLFYSILTEPRLQNNTKILLVLAKMDYSYRQMRNEALLMLQMSKLQKQIRQQVTIVEASAVTKVGLDTIYDWLQRP; encoded by the exons atgtattttttggtTGCCAAGGCTACCTCTGTTAGATCCATAAGCAATGTAAATAAAACAGAAATGTCCTCCTGCATTTGCCTGGGTCCCAAAAGAGCGGGTAAAACACACCTGCTAAAAGCCCTACAGGATCCAGATTCCATCGACGAGACAACGTTCTCCATGCCCACCATTGGCACGGGGATCTATCGCATTCATTTCCCAACAAAGTCGCCGAATGGGGATAAGAATAGACCACCTCCTGCAGATACTCAGGTTAACATTCCGCATGGCGGCAAAAACCTGCCCAAGTCCATACAGATCCTGGAGATCGGAGGAAGTATGGCTCCCTTGTGGCGGCAGTATTTCGAGGACGTCAAGAAGCTGATTTACGTTGTGGACACCTCTAATCTCTGCCAGATCTCCGCCGCCGGTGTTCTTTTCTATTCAATTCTCACCGAACCGCGTTTGCA GAACAATACTAAGATCCTGTTGGTATTGGCCAAAATGGACTACTCCTACCGTCAGATGCGAAACGAGGCACTACTCATGTTGCAGATGTCCAAGTTGCAGAAGCAGATCCGCCAGCAGGTGACCATTGTGGAGGCCAGCGCGGTGACCAAAGTGGGCTTGGATACCATTTACGATTGGCTGCAGAGGCCCTAA
- the BBS8 gene encoding tetratricopeptide repeat protein 8, which produces MATTTTTMTLATLELDYFRAVSLYRRRSYERCAELCNALLQAGHDGHVQLFATKEEEEVVDPKQQQQQQAEHSRFGSNLQRIGPRPRGAAGAADSGASIMMPTWLMEGVWQLKMRALTQRVYLDDLEDEAGDEATEEVEFERIATAARPGSSIKTAFQPRPLTSQRAQQARSRGSGVAHSSDGRLNSSRPGSAAVARPGTSLSRPGSSLGSRCGTASRVRASSAAAFNVGDATSKLYQASRLNPTIYAERETLVKALFQFLYYHEADVQKAHSLCQAVLEVQRQKPSGSSTTNVAWWWQQQMGRCLLALHYPRRAEPFLQQSLASFPHPDTYLLLSRVYQRIKQPEKALFVISEVVDTRPFDVTYRLEQARIHQAMEQQEDALQLYRLVAKLQPINVESLASIAVGYFYDNNPEMALMYYRRILSLGAQSPELYCNIALCCLYGGQIDLVLPCFQRALAMATQPAQKADIWYNLSFVAVTSGDFNLARRCLQLCLTSDAQNGAALNNLAVLAAQSGDILGAKSYLNAAKDVMPEASEVTTNLQFMDVHYKL; this is translated from the exons ATggcgacgacgacgacgacgatgacGCTGGCGACTCTGGAGCTGGACTACTTCAGGGCGGTTTCCCTCTACCGCCGCCGCTCCTACGAGCGCTGTGCGGAGCTGTGCAACGCACTCCTGCAGGCCGGTCACGATGGGCATGTCCAACTGTTTGCCAccaaggaggaggaggaggtggtggacccaaagcagcagcagcagcagcaggcggAGCACAGCAGATTCGGTAGCAATTTGCAGCGCATTGGCCCCAGGCCGCGAGGAGCAGCTGGGGCAGCCGACTCTGGGGCATCCATCATGATGCCCACTTGGCTGATGGAGGGCGTGTGGCAATTAAAGATGCGCGCCCTGACGCAGCGCGTCTACCTGGACGATCTGGAGGACGAGGCCGGGGATGAGG CCACCGAGGAGGTGGAGTTCGAGCGCATAGCCACCGCTGCTAGACCGGGAAGCAGCATAAAGACCGCCTTccagccacgccccctcaCCAGTCAGCGGGCGCAGCAGGCGAGGAGCAGGGGTTCCGGCGTGGCCCACTCCAGCGATGGTCGCCTGAATAGCTCCAGGCCAGGATCGGCGGCGGTGGCTCGTCCTGGCACGAGTCTCAGTCGACCAGGATCTTCTCTAGGTTCCCGTTGCGGCACCGCTTCAAGAGTTCGCGCCTCCTCGGCAGCGGCCTTCAATGTGGGTGATGCCACCTCAAAACTCTACCAGGCATCACGTCTCAATCCTACCATTTATGCCGAACGGGAGACCCTGGTGAAGGCCCTGTTCCAGTTCCTCTATTACCACGAAGCGGACGTGCAAAAGGCCCACTCCCTTTGCCAAGCGGTTCTGGAGGTTCAGCGCCAGAAGCCCAGTGGGTCCAGTACAACCAACGTGGCCTGGTGGTGGCAACAGCAGATGGGCCGATGCCTCCTGGCTCTCCACTATCCCCGCAGAGCGGAGCCCTTTCTTCAGCAATCCCTGGCCAGCTTTCCCCATCCGGATACCTATCTACTCCTCTCCAGAGTTTACCAAAGAATTAAGCAACCAGAGAAGGCTTTGTTCGTGATCAGCGAAGTGGTGGACACGCGACCCTTCGATGTCACCTACCGTCTGGAGCAGGCGAGGATCCATCAGGCGATGGAACAGCAGGAAGATGCACTGCAGCTGTACAGACTGGTGGCCAAGTTGCAGCCAATCAATGTGGAATCCCTGGCCAGCATTGCTGTGGGCTACTTCTACGACAATAATCCGGAAATGGCG CTAATGTACTACCGGAGAATTTTGTCTTTGGGAGCCCAGTCTCCGGAGCTCTACTGCAATATAGCATTGTGCTGTCTATATGGTGGACAAATCGATTTGGTTCTGCCGTGTTTCCAAAGAGCATTGGCTATGGCCACTCAACCCGCGCAAAAGGCGGACATCTGGTATAATCTCAGCTTTGTAGCGGTG ACTTCTGGTGACTTCAACCTGGCCAGAAGATGCCTTCAATTATGCCTGACTTCGGATGCCCAGAATGGTGCTGCACTAAATAACTTGGCTGTACTAGCAGCCCAGTCAGGGGATATTTTGGGGGCCAAGTCCTATCTGAATGCAGCCAAGGATGTGATGCCCGAGGCCTCGGAGGTAACCACCAATTTGCAGTTCATGGATGTGCACTACAAGCTATAG
- the LOC108020958 gene encoding ribonuclease H2 subunit A, translated as MSDQEDIEVKQEDQTIEDINEKDEKRDDEDLKDTDKISSLKTLGPFIAGKENSRNTVYLSDVPDVCKDKPCMLGVDEAGRGPVLGPMVYGISYCPLESKKALEDLGCADSKQLTEEKRDVIFNDINTKEYATSCVGWAVEIISPNTISTSMYRRSKCSLNEVSMDSAMGLIQQAIDAGVNIAEVYVDTVGPPEKYQEKLLKRFPTFKITVAKKADSTYPIVSAASICAKVTRDHALKVWKFPEGLVIKDNAFGSGYPGDPVTKRFLTEHIDLVFGFPRLVRFSWSTAENALADKAYDMEFDEPDSEKPKYAGTKLTKFFKGTTKSGEVIREECRFFKQRHLGNVMEF; from the coding sequence ATGTCGGACCAAGAAGATATAGAAGTAAAGCAGGAAGACCAGACTATTGAGGATATAAACGAAAAGGACGAAAAGCGCGATGATGAGGACCTTAAGGACACTGACAAAATCAGCTCTTTGAAGACCCTGGGACCCTTTATAGCCGGCAAGGAGAACAGCAGGAACACAGTTTACCTCAGTGATGTTCCGGATGTTTGCAAAGATAAACCCTGCATGCTGGGCGTGGACGAAGCGGGGCGCGGCCCCGTCCTGGGGCCCATGGTATATGGAATCTCCTACTGCCCGCTGGAAAGCAAAAAGGCTCTCGAGGACTTGGGATGCGCAGATTCCAAACAACTGACCGAGGAGAAGCGGGATGTAATTTTCAACGATATCAACACCAAGGAATACGCCACCAGCTGCGTTGGCTGGGCCGTAGAGATCATATCCCCGAACACGATCAGCACGAGCATGTACCGGCGGTCCAAGTGCTCCCTGAACGAGGTTTCCATGGACTCGGCCATGGGCTTGATCCAACAGGCGATCGATGCGGGCGTCAATATAGCCGAGGTCTATGTGGACACGGTGGGTCCGCCGGAGAAGTACCAGGAGAAGCTACTCAAGCGCTTTCCCACCTTCAAGATCACCGTGGCCAAGAAGGCCGATTCAACATATCCCATTGTCTCGGCGGCCAGTATTTGCGCCAAGGTTACCCGTGACCATGCCTTGAAGGTCTGGAAGTTTCCCGAGGGCTTGGTCATCAAGGACAATGCCTTCGGAAGTGGCTATCCGGGAGATCCAGTTACCAAGCGATTCCTGACCGAGCATATCGATCTGGTGTTTGGGTTTCCCCGCCTCGTGCGCTTCAGTTGGTCCACGGCGGAAAATGCCCTGGCGGACAAGGCCTACGACATGGAGTTCGACGAACCGGATTCCGAGAAGCCCAAGTACGCCGGCACCAAGCTCACGAAGTTCTTCAAGGGCACCACCAAATCCGGCGAGGTTATTCGCGAGGAGTGCCGGTTCTTTAAGCAACGACATCTAGGAAATGTCATGGAGTTCTAG